A genomic window from Candidatus Pelagisphaera phototrophica includes:
- a CDS encoding DEAD/DEAH box helicase: MGGSSQFACQGMGKTLKEWKTEIEAEQDRKLSKNENDLLENLTDILDRLDWKDALNAKDLSLLENQILTIERNQQSPLTDGLWEEQPEDEYSLWQYIALIFDDREIPLPKFLEPQTQLDEIRENIQLRKHQKETRLWKNRLGNLSQRRDFSPTGNLELRLKLQGRSLKWEARTVGFPDYSPLSAKELTQWLAKDFGFLDRFGPASLPLCALFQDYFRSTQRARIDLDKAEDCSFLNALLHRSDTKGHVVGKEGSPLNISDERLKWIGSEHGPGANGNYKLELVFEGGRPAPFPLTYLPGQTALYLHAEFLYLGPNLLQAEADPNKPFEIPQEAIESSEGLLFLRNQGLALPEQLKGKIVTVPLQPRIYCSVLDSKEIKDKQRSLKVSIAAVSRDHSHWFILTDQGWAPSPNLETDEESEIPDGGSLFEYPDASPYLAQLHEYDLSEVEQGLWTRPIDYDFPNTFTLWIQGIPSELQIIADDELDSLVDKKPAGRYALRIDPNANQDWFNIHLEPELLDTTLTENEHQLLLKAKGDYVHLPGKGWKRFEPTVALRQKELLLQLGLTDSESAGDTHSFHATQLAEVPLEDAVADNLAKSIRKRAREVSTRTPANIPKGIATQLRPYQEDGFRFLAFLSQNRFGGILADDMGLGKTLQALTWLTWLKLHRSAEESFKCLVICPKSVMHVWMQEVARHSQLLTISTFDPSSMTAVNWSEKGTDILVANYSQLRINRSFFTELNWTVAILDEGQYIKNPQSQTAKTAYALQSEYRIVITGTPVENRILDLWSLFAFAMPGLLGSQTTFKRQYKENDPNSPKRLFERVRHFMLRRSKLQVAPDLPDRIEETLSCEMEGDQMDLYNAELKGVQESLRSISTKAEFDKERFNILSSLLRLRQICCHPRLVDPAYAGMNSAKLEALLDLVSELEGEGHKVLIFSQFVEMLEIIRTELQDRDCKYLMLTGKTRNREELVNQFQEDESITAFLLSLRAAGSGLNLTAATYVILYDPWWNPAVEAQAIDRTHRIGQQNAVNAYRLTIRDSVEDKIQSLQLKKETLANEVVQEDSLHQILNLERLKSFLQA, from the coding sequence ATGGGCGGCTCAAGCCAGTTCGCCTGCCAAGGTATGGGGAAAACGCTAAAGGAATGGAAAACCGAAATCGAAGCCGAGCAGGATCGAAAACTCTCGAAAAACGAGAATGATCTCCTCGAGAACCTGACCGACATCCTGGATCGGCTTGATTGGAAAGACGCCCTAAACGCAAAGGATCTTTCCCTACTCGAAAATCAAATCCTTACGATTGAGAGAAACCAACAGAGTCCTCTCACGGATGGACTCTGGGAAGAACAGCCTGAGGATGAGTATTCGCTCTGGCAGTACATCGCTCTGATTTTTGATGATCGTGAAATTCCTTTGCCAAAATTTCTCGAACCACAAACCCAATTGGATGAAATCCGTGAAAACATTCAGTTACGGAAGCACCAAAAAGAAACTCGGCTCTGGAAGAACCGCCTTGGCAATCTTTCCCAAAGGCGGGATTTTAGCCCCACAGGTAATCTCGAACTTCGCCTCAAACTCCAAGGACGATCACTCAAGTGGGAAGCTCGTACCGTTGGATTCCCTGACTATTCTCCTTTGTCCGCCAAGGAACTCACTCAATGGCTGGCCAAAGACTTTGGCTTTCTCGATCGCTTCGGGCCCGCCAGCCTCCCGCTGTGCGCATTGTTTCAAGACTATTTCCGCTCGACTCAACGGGCACGCATAGATTTGGACAAAGCCGAAGACTGTTCTTTTCTCAATGCCCTTCTCCATAGATCGGATACGAAAGGCCATGTTGTAGGGAAGGAAGGCTCACCTCTCAACATTAGCGATGAGCGATTAAAGTGGATAGGGTCCGAGCACGGTCCTGGCGCCAATGGAAACTACAAATTGGAGCTCGTATTCGAAGGTGGCCGCCCAGCGCCCTTTCCGCTTACCTACCTACCAGGTCAAACCGCGTTGTATCTCCACGCAGAATTCCTGTATCTAGGACCCAACTTACTGCAGGCTGAAGCGGACCCAAATAAGCCATTTGAGATACCGCAAGAAGCTATCGAGAGCTCTGAAGGACTTCTATTTCTCCGCAATCAAGGTCTTGCTTTACCAGAACAACTTAAAGGCAAAATCGTCACCGTCCCTCTCCAACCTCGAATTTATTGTTCCGTTCTTGATTCGAAGGAAATAAAGGACAAACAGCGATCCCTGAAAGTCTCCATCGCCGCCGTTTCGCGCGATCACAGTCATTGGTTTATTTTAACCGATCAAGGTTGGGCGCCTTCCCCGAATCTCGAAACAGACGAGGAATCCGAGATTCCGGACGGAGGATCTCTATTTGAATACCCTGACGCCTCACCCTACCTGGCCCAACTTCACGAATACGACCTTTCGGAGGTCGAACAAGGACTTTGGACCCGCCCCATAGACTACGATTTCCCCAATACCTTCACTCTTTGGATACAAGGTATTCCAAGCGAACTACAGATCATCGCTGACGATGAGCTAGATTCGCTCGTAGACAAGAAACCTGCCGGGCGATACGCTCTTCGAATTGACCCAAATGCTAATCAGGATTGGTTCAATATTCACCTAGAGCCCGAGTTACTCGATACAACCCTCACCGAAAACGAGCACCAGCTCCTGCTCAAGGCCAAAGGTGACTACGTGCATCTGCCAGGCAAGGGTTGGAAACGCTTCGAGCCAACCGTCGCCCTGAGGCAAAAGGAACTGCTTCTTCAGCTGGGCTTGACGGATAGTGAGTCCGCAGGAGATACACACTCCTTTCACGCCACGCAATTGGCTGAAGTACCGCTCGAGGATGCCGTAGCAGATAACTTGGCCAAGAGCATTCGGAAACGAGCCAGGGAGGTAAGCACTCGAACGCCTGCCAATATCCCCAAAGGGATCGCCACCCAGCTTCGCCCTTATCAAGAGGATGGGTTCCGTTTTCTCGCATTTCTTTCACAAAATCGATTCGGCGGTATACTCGCAGATGACATGGGTCTGGGAAAGACTCTGCAAGCCCTCACCTGGCTTACGTGGCTTAAACTCCATCGTTCGGCAGAAGAGTCGTTCAAGTGTCTAGTAATCTGTCCCAAATCCGTAATGCATGTTTGGATGCAAGAGGTCGCACGCCATTCGCAGCTACTCACGATTTCCACCTTCGACCCAAGCTCCATGACCGCGGTCAATTGGTCCGAAAAAGGAACGGACATCCTGGTCGCCAACTACTCTCAACTTCGAATAAATCGAAGCTTTTTCACTGAGCTAAACTGGACGGTCGCCATATTGGACGAGGGTCAGTACATCAAGAATCCGCAATCTCAAACAGCGAAGACTGCCTACGCCCTACAATCTGAATACCGTATCGTCATCACAGGTACACCGGTTGAAAATCGAATTTTGGATTTGTGGAGCCTATTTGCATTTGCCATGCCTGGCCTCCTCGGAAGTCAGACCACTTTTAAGCGGCAGTACAAAGAGAACGATCCAAACTCTCCGAAACGGCTCTTCGAACGCGTACGACACTTCATGTTGCGCCGCAGTAAACTACAAGTAGCGCCCGATTTACCGGATCGTATTGAAGAAACGCTGTCCTGTGAAATGGAAGGTGATCAAATGGACCTCTACAATGCTGAGCTAAAAGGGGTTCAAGAAAGTTTGCGCTCTATCAGCACAAAAGCGGAGTTTGACAAAGAAAGATTCAACATTCTTTCCTCTCTCCTACGACTCCGACAGATTTGCTGTCATCCTCGACTCGTCGATCCTGCTTATGCGGGCATGAACAGCGCTAAATTAGAAGCTTTGCTAGATCTCGTTTCAGAACTTGAGGGCGAGGGGCACAAGGTACTTATATTCAGCCAATTCGTCGAGATGCTCGAAATCATCCGGACCGAGCTCCAAGATCGCGATTGCAAATACCTAATGCTGACGGGAAAAACTCGAAATCGCGAAGAGCTGGTCAATCAGTTTCAAGAGGACGAGTCGATCACTGCTTTTCTTCTCTCTCTCCGCGCCGCTGGTTCTGGACTAAATTTGACCGCCGCCACCTATGTCATTCTTTACGACCCTTGGTGGAACCCCGCGGTTGAAGCCCAAGCCATAGACCGGACGCACCGGATAGGCCAACAGAACGCTGTCAATGCTTACCGCCTAACCATTAGAGACTCCGTTGAAGACAAGATTCAAAGCCTTCAACTTAAGAAGGAAACCTTAGCCAACGAAGTCGTTCAGGAAGACTCTCTCCATCAGATTCTAAATTTGGAGCGCCTAAAATCGTTCCTTCAAGCGTAG
- a CDS encoding glycine--tRNA ligase — protein sequence MAKAQASKNAQMDAIVALCKRRGFIFQSSEIYGGYNGFFDFGPLGVELKQNIKDAWWQDMVHRRDDIEGLDSSIIMSPKIWEASGHVGGFSDPMVDCKVSKMRYRADQLFFSPVVVDGENIGYVSVIEDGYMEATAQAAAEKMKRKQGVQGELAPIELKDYTEADPSQYELIPSPATGEPGSLTPPRDFNLMFETKVGALSDSTAIAYLRPETAQGIFANYKNVVDTGRVKIPFGIAQIGKAFRNEITPRNFIFRSREFEQMEMEYFIAPEADWKSAHREWIDWCKNWLVSVGLPEEMLGEDVHPQEKLSHYSRGTTDITFRFPFGEQELWGIACRGNFDLTQHQEYSGKSMEIFDEAAKAKYIPHVVEPSLGVDRVLLAILTAAYTEDEIGGERRSLMKFHPRVAPYKIAVLPLLKNKPELVDRARTLYGKLQRKFNAFWDASGAIGRRYRRMDEIGTPWCVTIDFDTVEKDGTVTLRDRDTTEQKRVTEEELLAFLDEQLF from the coding sequence ATGGCCAAAGCCCAAGCATCAAAAAACGCCCAAATGGACGCAATTGTCGCTCTCTGCAAACGACGCGGATTCATCTTCCAGTCTTCGGAAATCTACGGAGGCTACAACGGCTTCTTCGACTTTGGCCCACTCGGCGTTGAACTTAAGCAGAACATTAAAGATGCCTGGTGGCAGGACATGGTCCACCGGCGCGACGACATCGAAGGCCTGGATTCCTCGATCATTATGTCGCCAAAAATCTGGGAGGCGTCTGGCCATGTCGGCGGATTCTCGGATCCCATGGTAGACTGCAAAGTCTCGAAAATGCGCTACCGGGCAGATCAGCTTTTCTTTTCTCCCGTCGTCGTCGATGGCGAGAACATTGGCTACGTCTCCGTTATTGAGGATGGATATATGGAAGCCACCGCTCAGGCCGCAGCCGAAAAAATGAAGCGTAAGCAGGGTGTTCAAGGCGAACTGGCCCCTATCGAGCTGAAAGACTACACCGAAGCGGATCCTTCTCAATATGAGCTAATCCCTTCCCCGGCAACAGGGGAGCCAGGCTCCCTTACTCCGCCGCGCGACTTCAACCTCATGTTTGAAACCAAGGTCGGGGCCTTGAGTGACTCGACCGCGATTGCCTACCTTCGTCCCGAAACCGCCCAGGGAATCTTTGCAAACTACAAGAACGTCGTCGATACCGGCCGGGTCAAAATCCCCTTTGGAATTGCCCAAATCGGGAAAGCGTTTCGCAACGAGATCACCCCGCGAAACTTCATTTTCCGCTCCCGAGAATTCGAGCAAATGGAGATGGAGTACTTCATCGCACCAGAAGCGGATTGGAAGTCTGCTCACCGAGAATGGATTGACTGGTGTAAGAACTGGCTCGTTTCTGTGGGCTTGCCTGAGGAAATGTTGGGCGAGGACGTTCATCCCCAAGAAAAGCTCTCCCACTACTCTCGTGGAACCACCGACATCACCTTTCGATTCCCGTTCGGAGAGCAAGAGCTATGGGGTATCGCCTGTCGTGGCAACTTCGACCTTACCCAGCACCAGGAATATTCGGGTAAGTCCATGGAGATCTTCGACGAAGCGGCTAAGGCAAAATACATCCCACATGTCGTCGAACCTTCTCTCGGTGTCGATCGCGTTCTCCTCGCAATTCTTACCGCAGCCTATACCGAAGATGAAATCGGCGGGGAGAGGCGCTCGCTGATGAAGTTCCACCCGCGAGTGGCTCCCTATAAAATTGCGGTCCTCCCCCTTCTTAAAAATAAACCCGAGCTCGTAGATAGGGCGAGAACGCTATATGGCAAATTACAGCGGAAATTCAACGCATTCTGGGACGCATCCGGCGCCATCGGTAGACGCTATCGTCGTATGGATGAAATCGGTACACCATGGTGTGTTACGATCGACTTCGACACGGTGGAAAAGGACGGCACCGTCACTTTGAGAGATCGCGACACAACAGAACAGAAACGCGTTACCGAGGAAGAACTGCTCGCTTTTCTGGATGAGCAGCTCTTTTGA
- a CDS encoding 6-phosphofructokinase, producing MAELEGNCLVGQSGGPTAAINATLAGVIEEALNYECIEEIYGSLNGVLGILNEDFVDLASESQQAIRGLRVSPGAALGTSRFQFKKQADYDRAIEVFKAHNIRYFFYIGDNDSMATAAKLNAAAAEQGHELRVIGIPKTIDNDITRTDHTPGYGSVIKYVATTVREMASDNEALGQGDYVSILEVMGRNSGWIAAGAALCKRRDHPHDPPHLIYLPEVPFAPEKFIEDVQRVLQREKYCVIVVGEGLVDTDGNYVSVGSSSIDAFGNVQLGGSGEYLKGLVERSLSVSARSCKLGIAQRAAAHCASKTDVDEAYQAGRDAILAAVEKEESGKMITLQRTDSDTYACETGLADLSEVSEGTKRIPDDWINDDGVSMNYPFIKYALPLIQGEVESPFDNGLPVFSKLKRLKVDKQLAGYAL from the coding sequence ATGGCCGAACTAGAAGGAAATTGCCTCGTCGGGCAGTCGGGTGGACCGACAGCCGCAATCAATGCAACGCTCGCAGGCGTGATCGAAGAAGCACTCAATTATGAGTGCATCGAAGAGATCTACGGCAGCCTCAATGGAGTGCTTGGCATTTTAAACGAGGATTTCGTGGATTTAGCCTCGGAGTCGCAGCAAGCCATTCGCGGGCTCCGTGTCTCCCCCGGCGCCGCATTGGGGACGAGCCGTTTTCAGTTCAAAAAGCAAGCGGACTACGATCGGGCAATCGAAGTGTTCAAGGCCCACAACATCCGTTATTTCTTTTACATCGGAGACAATGATTCGATGGCCACTGCGGCGAAGCTTAATGCGGCTGCCGCCGAGCAAGGACACGAGCTTCGCGTGATTGGTATTCCCAAAACGATCGATAACGATATCACTCGTACCGACCATACGCCGGGTTACGGTAGTGTCATTAAGTACGTTGCGACGACCGTTCGTGAAATGGCGTCGGACAACGAGGCTCTAGGGCAGGGAGACTACGTTTCCATTTTAGAAGTTATGGGCCGTAATTCTGGCTGGATCGCCGCTGGAGCCGCTCTCTGCAAGCGACGGGACCACCCGCATGACCCTCCGCATCTGATCTACCTGCCCGAAGTGCCGTTCGCCCCTGAAAAGTTTATCGAAGATGTACAGCGGGTTCTTCAGCGCGAAAAATACTGCGTAATCGTGGTTGGCGAAGGCCTAGTCGATACGGACGGGAACTATGTTTCGGTTGGATCTTCTAGCATAGATGCCTTTGGAAACGTTCAGCTCGGAGGTTCAGGAGAGTACCTGAAGGGGCTCGTTGAACGGAGCCTTAGCGTGAGTGCTCGCTCCTGCAAACTAGGCATTGCTCAAAGGGCGGCAGCACATTGCGCTTCCAAAACCGATGTCGATGAGGCCTACCAGGCTGGCAGGGATGCGATTTTGGCAGCAGTCGAGAAAGAGGAATCTGGAAAGATGATTACCTTGCAGCGAACTGATTCGGACACCTATGCGTGCGAGACAGGGCTAGCGGATTTGAGTGAAGTTTCCGAAGGAACCAAGCGGATTCCTGATGACTGGATCAATGACGATGGCGTGAGTATGAATTATCCATTTATAAAGTATGCCCTTCCACTCATCCAAGGTGAGGTTGAGTCGCCCTTTGATAACGGTCTTCCGGTATTCTCCAAGCTAAAGCGGCTCAAGGTCGACAAGCAGTTGGCAGGTTACGCGCTGTAG
- a CDS encoding Na+/H+ antiporter NhaC family protein yields the protein MNPKAYWKRPERWLAFFLTFLAVCSFLAMVPVTPELSPDVGLETTGSESELSFIDQLRGGSTAPRVLGHWTSLSPPLLAVLVTLFFRSMVIALLSAFFAGAFLSFGLNPLIVITLAIHDFIWKSLSSSFSLYIFLFLFTLVGLVHVLSRNGGLSGLVDAFGKFVTSRKRAKIAISLGGVAMFFDDYANTVVLGNTMQKLSDKWHISREKLAYLVDSTTAPVAGLAVLSTWIAAEALLLGDEAKSLGIELSGYGIFLELLPMRFYCIGALIFLFINSAVGRDFGPMFQAEKRAALEGKVYDDGSQPLGIQSSGIMKPDEGTPRRWFNGLIPIACVVFGILIGIVVLGRARIIGLGESFSFRSFEDWRYTFGLAVGDEDGAGALPVLFLASVFGSLVAFGLTIGQRLMSVRETFQAYVSGMPTMWMAVFILLMTWSMQDICQNLGTAEYLIDLLGDSMPVWTLPLFTFVVASMMSFATGTSWGAMGILIPIILPLSYSMGTFDAGGGILFFLTAAAILDGAIFGDHCSPISDTTVLTSISTGCDHIAHVKTQLPYAVLTMALSGLFGYLAVAGNMPLWLFYVLFPLASVGILFVFGRRIPTEAD from the coding sequence ATGAACCCGAAAGCCTATTGGAAACGTCCGGAACGCTGGCTGGCGTTTTTCCTGACCTTTTTGGCTGTATGTTCGTTTCTAGCGATGGTTCCGGTTACGCCAGAATTGTCTCCGGACGTAGGGTTAGAGACGACTGGGAGCGAAAGTGAGTTGAGTTTTATTGATCAGCTGCGCGGAGGTTCGACTGCTCCGAGAGTGTTAGGGCACTGGACTTCTTTGTCGCCACCCCTATTGGCAGTGCTTGTTACCCTGTTTTTCCGGTCAATGGTAATTGCCCTGCTTTCGGCGTTTTTTGCAGGGGCTTTTCTCTCTTTTGGTCTGAATCCGTTGATTGTTATTACTCTAGCCATCCATGACTTCATCTGGAAGTCATTAAGTTCCAGTTTCAGCCTCTATATTTTCCTGTTTCTATTCACGCTTGTCGGGCTCGTTCATGTGCTTTCCCGTAACGGTGGCCTAAGTGGATTGGTCGATGCCTTCGGAAAATTCGTCACAAGCCGGAAACGAGCTAAGATTGCGATCAGCCTGGGAGGAGTGGCGATGTTCTTTGACGACTACGCAAACACGGTAGTGCTTGGCAATACGATGCAAAAATTGTCAGACAAGTGGCATATATCGAGGGAGAAGCTTGCCTACTTAGTTGATTCCACAACGGCGCCAGTAGCTGGGTTGGCGGTGCTTTCGACTTGGATTGCGGCGGAGGCGTTGCTTTTAGGCGATGAGGCAAAGTCACTTGGTATTGAATTATCTGGATACGGAATATTCTTAGAATTGCTGCCTATGCGGTTCTATTGCATCGGAGCTCTGATCTTCCTTTTCATAAACTCAGCCGTGGGAAGAGACTTCGGCCCGATGTTTCAAGCGGAGAAAAGAGCGGCTCTCGAAGGCAAAGTGTACGACGATGGAAGCCAGCCACTAGGAATTCAGTCGTCGGGGATAATGAAGCCAGATGAAGGAACACCCAGAAGGTGGTTCAATGGACTGATCCCAATCGCTTGTGTGGTCTTTGGAATCCTGATCGGAATTGTAGTGTTGGGTAGGGCACGGATAATTGGGTTAGGCGAGTCGTTCTCTTTTAGAAGTTTCGAAGATTGGCGATATACTTTTGGCTTGGCCGTGGGAGACGAAGACGGGGCAGGGGCACTTCCGGTGCTATTCCTCGCTTCCGTATTTGGCAGTTTAGTCGCTTTTGGGCTCACAATAGGGCAACGACTCATGAGTGTCCGGGAGACCTTTCAGGCTTATGTGAGCGGTATGCCAACCATGTGGATGGCAGTATTCATCTTGTTGATGACTTGGTCTATGCAGGATATCTGCCAAAATCTGGGAACCGCAGAATACTTAATCGATTTGCTTGGGGACAGCATGCCCGTTTGGACACTCCCGCTATTCACGTTCGTGGTGGCTTCCATGATGTCCTTCGCAACCGGAACAAGCTGGGGAGCAATGGGGATACTTATTCCCATTATACTGCCATTGTCCTACAGTATGGGTACGTTTGATGCCGGTGGCGGCATCCTGTTTTTCCTAACAGCGGCGGCCATCCTCGATGGAGCCATTTTTGGGGATCACTGTAGCCCAATTAGCGATACAACGGTCCTAACTTCAATCTCTACGGGCTGCGATCATATCGCGCATGTGAAAACGCAACTGCCCTACGCTGTTTTAACGATGGCTTTGTCCGGATTATTTGGTTATCTAGCGGTCGCTGGTAATATGCCATTATGGCTATTCTACGTTTTATTTCCACTGGCTTCGGTGGGGATTCTCTTTGTATTTGGAAGGAGAATCCCCACCGAAGCAGACTAA